One genomic window of Gossypium hirsutum isolate 1008001.06 chromosome D11, Gossypium_hirsutum_v2.1, whole genome shotgun sequence includes the following:
- the LOC107912912 gene encoding receptor protein kinase-like protein ZAR1, which yields MNPLLFLLILLVCNRNPRLSALNDEALALLSFKQSLENDTGSYLINWNSSDPNPCSWHGVSCRNQKVHALIVPNIGLSGYLSPALANLSSIRHVNLENNSFRGTLPTELFGATRLKSLVVSGNSLYGPLPSQVGNLKNLQTFDVSRNLFNGSVPSSIVQCKKLTTLVLSQNYFNGSLPEGFGNSLVSLQKLNLSYNRFDGSIPGDIGNLSNLHGTLDLSHNFFTGEIPASLGSLPEEVYIDLSYNNLTGPIPQNGALGNAGPTAFIGNPSLCGLPLKIPCHSSNKPIPIKPFQRSIKRGEGGRVIKTIAGVMLGLCFIGFMFSYWYKKAYVCNGVRKVTGYRFEEKLMIGRDIFCFARRDNDTLSENMEQCNFVPLDTEVDFDLEQLLKASAFLLGKSSSGILYKVVLDNGLAVAVRRLGDGGGQRLKEFQTEVEAIGKIRHPNIVNLRAYCCSDDEKLLIYDYITKGDLAAAIHGKSGIVNFKPLLWPVRVKIMKGIAKGLAFLHEFSPKRYVHGNLKPSNILLGEDMEPRICDFGLSRLANITEESPEFQVEQQMAIWTPEQSSPFELTPINSSSNGSYYRAPEALNDTKPSQKWDVYSFGVISLEMISGKLPSIQAGSSEMDLVQWIQLGMDERKPLSSIIDPSLAHSWVEEDNITAILKLALACIHKSPDRRPSMRFVSYSLEKLTS from the exons ATGAATCCATTGTTGTTTTTGTTGATTCTCCTTGTATGCAATCGCAACCCTCGCTTATCTGCTCTAAATGATGAAGCTCTTGCTCTTTTATCCTTCAAACAATCCCTCGAAAATGACACCGGTAGCTATCTCATCAACTGGAACTCATCTGATCCGAATCCATGTTCATGGCATGGAGTTTCATGTAGAAATCAGAAAGTTCATGCTCTTATCGTTCCCAACATCGGACTATCTGGTTACCTGTCTCCTGCACTCGCAAACCTCTCCTCGATTCGTCATGTTAACCTCGAGAACAACTCATTTCGCGGAACGTTACCTACCGAGCTCTTTGGTGCAACTAGGCTGAAGAGCTTGGTAGTTTCAGGTAATTCCTTATACGGACCGCTTCCGTCCCAAGTCGGGAACCTTAAGAACCTACAAACCTTTGATGTTTCACGGAATTTATTCAATGGCTCCGTACCTTCGTCCATAGTTCAATGCAAGAAATTAACTACACTTGTTCTCAGTCAAAATTATTTCAACGGCTCACTCCCCGAGGGATTTGGAAACAGTTTGGTTAGCCTACAGAAGCTCAATCTTTCTTACAACAGATTCGACGGTTCAATCCCTGGTGACATTGGAAACTTGTCGAATTTGCACGGTACTCTCGATCTGTCTCACAATTTCTTCACTGGTGAGATTCCAGCTAGCCTAGGAAGCCTCCCTGAGGAAGTGTATATCGATCTCAGTTACAATAATCTTACCGGCCCAATACCGCAGAATGGTGCTTTAGGAAATGCAGGGCCAACAGCTTTCATAGGCAACCCTTCGCTTTGTGGATTACCATTGAAAATTCCGTGTCATTCATCCAATAAGCCAATTCCAATTAAGCCATTTCAGAGATCGATAAAGCGTGGGGAAGGCGGTAGGGTGATTAAAACCATTGCAGGTGTGATGTTAGGACTCTGCTTCATTGGATTCATGTTCTCTTATTGGTACAAGAAGGCCTATGTCTGCAACGGAGTTCGGAAAGTCACCGGCTATCGTTTCGAAGAGAAACTGATGATTGGTAGGGACATATTCTGCTTTGCGAGAAGAGACAATGACACTCTCTCAGAAAACATGGAGCAGTGCAACTTTGTTCCATTAGACACCGAGGTAGACTTCGATCTCGAACAACTTCTTAAAGCATCTGCTTTTCTCCTGGGGAAGAGTTCAAGTGGGATTCTATATAAAGTGGTGCTCGACAACGGACTAGCTGTGGCGGTGAGAAGACTTGGAGACGGAGGTGGACAAAGACTCAAGGAGTTTCAAACCGAAGTTGAAGCGATTGGGAAAATCAGGCATCCGAACATAGTTAATCTTCGAGCTTATTGTTGTTCGGATGATGAGAAGCTGCTCATATATGATTACATAACCAAAGGAGATCTTGCTGCTGCAATTCATG GGAAATCCGGAATTGTGAACTTTAAACCGCTTTTGTGGCCAGTTCGAGTAAAAATCATGAAAGGAATAGCCAAGGGATTAGCCTTCTTACACGAATTCAGTCCGAAAAGGTACGTCCATGGAAATCTGAAGCCAAGCAACATTCTTCTTGGAGAGGATATGGAGCCTCGTATTTGTGATTTCGGACTCAGTCGCCTCGCCAACATAACTGAGGAATCACCTGAATTTCAGGTGGAACAACAGATGGCAATTTGGACACCAGAACAAAGTTCTCCATTCGAGTTAACACCAATAAATTCATCTTCGAACGGATCCTATTACCGAGCACCGGAAGCCTTGAATGACACGAAACCATCACAGAAATGGGATGTGTACTCATTTGGAGTGATATCACTGGAGATGATCTCTGGAAAGTTGCCAAGCATTCAAGCAGGTTCTTCGGAGATGGATTTGGTTCAATGGATTCAACTCGGGATGGATGAAAGGAAGCCGCTGTCGTCCATCATTGATCCCTCCTTAGCTCATAGTTGGGTTGAGGAAGACAACATAACCGCCATACTCAAGCTTGCACTGGCCTGCATCCATAAGAGTCCAGATAGGAGACCTTCAATGAGGTTTGTGAGTTATAGTCTCGAGAAATTGACTTCATAA